A stretch of Castanea sativa cultivar Marrone di Chiusa Pesio chromosome 2, ASM4071231v1 DNA encodes these proteins:
- the LOC142626298 gene encoding uncharacterized protein LOC142626298 isoform X1 — translation MAKKRIDDYEPGPVPPPAPLDRFGFVKRELSYSHVDSMKGRSAYEYEREERRVRKWRKMIGVGGSDWTYYVKRKPHVVKRRIRKGIPDCLRGLIWQLISGSRDLLLMNPGVYEQLVIYETSASELDIIRDISRTFPSHVFFRQRHGPGQRSLYNVLKAYSVFDREVGYVQGMGFLAGLLLLYMSEEDAFWLLVALLKGAVHAPMEGLYLVGLPLVQQYLFQFDNLAREYLPKLGEHFTQEMINPSMYASQWFITVFSYSFPFHLALRIWDVFLYEGVKIVFKVGLALLKYCHDDLIKLPFEKLIYALRNFPEDAMNPDTLLPMAYSITVSKRLEELKQDYEKKNQKPVQSTEFNEKQKQSQERFLLSKRS, via the exons ATGGCAAAGAAAAGAATAGATGACTATGAACCAGGTCCAGTTCCTCCACCAGCACCATTGGATCGATTTGGGTTTGTAAAGCGAGAACTTAGTTACTCTCATGTTGATTCAATGAAAGGAAGATCAGCTTATGAATATGAGAg GGAGGAAAGAAGGGTTCGAAAATGGAGGAAAATGATCGGGGTTGGAGGGAGTGATTGGACATATTATGTCAAGAGAAAACCACATGTTGTTAAAAGGCGTATAAGGAAAGGAATTCCTGATTGTTTACGGGGTCTCATTTGGCAGTTGATCTCTGGAAGTCGGGACCTTTTGCTGATGAACCCCGGGGTTTATGAG CAACTAGTAATATACGAGACATCAGCTTCAGAACTAGATATAATACGAGACATTTCTCGTACATTTCCCTCACATGTTTTCTTCCGGCAGAGACACGGACCAGGTCAAAGGTCCCTTTACAATGTTTTGAAAGCATACTCTGTTTTTGACAGAGAAGTTGGTTATGTTCAG GGAATGGGCTTTTTAGCTGGTCTATTGCTTCTTTATATGAGTGAAGAGGATGCCTTCTGGTTATTGGTCGCATTACTGAAAGGAGCTGTCCATGCTCCAATGGAAGGATTGTATCTG GTAGGACTGCCTCTGGTACAACAGTATCTTTTTCAGTTTGATAACCTGGCGAGAGAGTATTTGCCAAAGCTGGGGGAGCATTTTACCCAAGAAATGATAAATCCTAGCATGTACGCAAGTCAGTGGTTCATAACTGTTTTCTCATACTCTTTTCCTTTCCATTTGGCTCTTCGAATTTGGGACGTCTTTCTCTATGAG GGtgttaaaattgtttttaaggTTGGTTTGGCCCTACTGAAGTATTGCCATGATGACTTG ATAAAATTGCCTTTTGAGAAACTCATATATGCTTTGCGTAACTTCCCTGAGGATGCAATGAATCCAGATACGTTATTACCAATGGCCTATTCAATCACG GTATCTAAGCGTTTAGAGGAACTGAAGCAGGACTATGAGAAGAAGAATCAAAAGCCAGTTCAATCAACAGAGTTCAATGAAAAGCAGAAACAATCACAAGAAAGGTTCTTATTATCTAAGAGGAGCTAA
- the LOC142626298 gene encoding uncharacterized protein LOC142626298 isoform X2, protein MAKKRIDDYEPGPVPPPAPLDRFGFVKRELSYSHVDSMKGRSAYEYEREERRVRKWRKMIGVGGSDWTYYVKRKPHVVKRRIRKGIPDCLRGLIWQLISGSRDLLLMNPGVYEQLVIYETSASELDIIRDISRTFPSHVFFRQRHGPGQRSLYNVLKAYSVFDREVGYVQGMGFLAGLLLLYMSEEDAFWLLVALLKGAVHAPMEGLYLVGLPLVQQYLFQFDNLAREYLPKLGEHFTQEMINPSMYASQWFITVFSYSFPFHLALRIWDVFLYEGVKIVFKVGLALLKYCHDDLVSKRLEELKQDYEKKNQKPVQSTEFNEKQKQSQERFLLSKRS, encoded by the exons ATGGCAAAGAAAAGAATAGATGACTATGAACCAGGTCCAGTTCCTCCACCAGCACCATTGGATCGATTTGGGTTTGTAAAGCGAGAACTTAGTTACTCTCATGTTGATTCAATGAAAGGAAGATCAGCTTATGAATATGAGAg GGAGGAAAGAAGGGTTCGAAAATGGAGGAAAATGATCGGGGTTGGAGGGAGTGATTGGACATATTATGTCAAGAGAAAACCACATGTTGTTAAAAGGCGTATAAGGAAAGGAATTCCTGATTGTTTACGGGGTCTCATTTGGCAGTTGATCTCTGGAAGTCGGGACCTTTTGCTGATGAACCCCGGGGTTTATGAG CAACTAGTAATATACGAGACATCAGCTTCAGAACTAGATATAATACGAGACATTTCTCGTACATTTCCCTCACATGTTTTCTTCCGGCAGAGACACGGACCAGGTCAAAGGTCCCTTTACAATGTTTTGAAAGCATACTCTGTTTTTGACAGAGAAGTTGGTTATGTTCAG GGAATGGGCTTTTTAGCTGGTCTATTGCTTCTTTATATGAGTGAAGAGGATGCCTTCTGGTTATTGGTCGCATTACTGAAAGGAGCTGTCCATGCTCCAATGGAAGGATTGTATCTG GTAGGACTGCCTCTGGTACAACAGTATCTTTTTCAGTTTGATAACCTGGCGAGAGAGTATTTGCCAAAGCTGGGGGAGCATTTTACCCAAGAAATGATAAATCCTAGCATGTACGCAAGTCAGTGGTTCATAACTGTTTTCTCATACTCTTTTCCTTTCCATTTGGCTCTTCGAATTTGGGACGTCTTTCTCTATGAG GGtgttaaaattgtttttaaggTTGGTTTGGCCCTACTGAAGTATTGCCATGATGACTTG GTATCTAAGCGTTTAGAGGAACTGAAGCAGGACTATGAGAAGAAGAATCAAAAGCCAGTTCAATCAACAGAGTTCAATGAAAAGCAGAAACAATCACAAGAAAGGTTCTTATTATCTAAGAGGAGCTAA